Proteins encoded together in one Caldicellulosiruptor saccharolyticus DSM 8903 window:
- a CDS encoding aminotransferase class I/II-fold pyridoxal phosphate-dependent enzyme, with protein MNLERFLSRSVQSVPPSGIRKFFDIVSEMRDALSLGVGEPDFVTPWSIRDMGIYSIEEGHTHYTSNYGLLELRKEISNYLKRRFDLNYPNYREQILVTVGASEAIDIALRSIINPGDEVLIPEPSFVSYKPCTIFAGGIPVEVPTKAENDFKLRAEDIIPKITPRTKALILSYPNNPTGAIMTKEDLKELVDVLKDKDIIVISDEIYAELTYEGEHVSIANFPEMKDKTILINGFSKAFAMTGWRLGFVAANEVFIKAMAKVHQYIIMSAPTFSQYAAIEALRNGAAEVEKMKEEYNRRRRYMVSRFNKMGLECFEPKGAFYVFPSIKSTGLSSEEFAEKLLYQQKVAVVPGTAFGSCGEGFIRCSYAYSIETIKEALDRIEKFVTNFKASTQSQEIQKNRVVVEQ; from the coding sequence GTGAATTTAGAAAGATTTCTATCAAGGTCTGTTCAAAGTGTTCCACCTTCTGGTATTCGAAAATTCTTTGATATTGTCTCTGAAATGAGAGACGCTCTTTCGCTTGGCGTTGGGGAGCCAGACTTTGTTACACCCTGGAGTATAAGAGACATGGGCATATACTCTATTGAAGAAGGGCATACACATTACACATCAAACTACGGATTACTTGAACTCAGAAAAGAAATCAGCAATTACCTAAAGAGAAGATTTGACCTCAACTACCCCAATTATAGAGAACAAATTTTAGTTACAGTTGGTGCAAGTGAAGCTATTGACATTGCACTAAGAAGTATTATAAATCCTGGCGATGAGGTATTAATTCCTGAACCTTCATTTGTCTCTTATAAACCCTGTACAATTTTTGCAGGGGGTATTCCTGTTGAAGTTCCCACAAAAGCAGAAAATGATTTTAAACTTCGAGCAGAGGATATAATTCCTAAAATTACACCACGAACAAAAGCTCTAATACTCTCGTACCCAAATAACCCAACAGGGGCAATTATGACTAAAGAGGACTTAAAAGAGCTTGTCGATGTTTTGAAGGATAAAGACATTATTGTTATTTCAGATGAAATATATGCTGAGCTTACATATGAAGGTGAACATGTTTCTATTGCTAATTTTCCAGAGATGAAAGATAAAACTATACTGATAAACGGTTTTTCGAAGGCGTTTGCAATGACAGGTTGGAGACTGGGGTTTGTTGCAGCAAATGAGGTTTTTATAAAAGCAATGGCAAAAGTACACCAATACATTATTATGAGTGCCCCCACATTCTCCCAGTATGCTGCAATTGAAGCTTTACGTAATGGGGCAGCTGAAGTTGAAAAGATGAAAGAGGAGTACAATCGTCGAAGGCGATATATGGTGAGTAGGTTCAATAAGATGGGACTTGAATGTTTTGAACCAAAAGGAGCGTTTTATGTCTTTCCCTCAATAAAATCGACTGGACTTTCATCAGAAGAGTTTGCTGAGAAGCTTTTGTATCAGCAAAAGGTAGCAGTTGTGCCAGGAACTGCATTCGGAAGTTGTGGAGAGGGGTTTATCAGGTGCTCATATGCATATTCAATAGAAACTATAAAAGAGGCTTTAGACAGAATAGAAAAGTTTGTGACAAATTTTAAAGCTTCAACTCAAAGCCAAGAAATTCAGAAAAATAGGGTGGTAGTGGAGCAGTGA
- a CDS encoding Lrp/AsnC family transcriptional regulator: MNIEIKVLELLEQNPKLSAEEIAIMLNEKKEEIEKVIKKLEDEKVIVKYHTIVNWEKTEKEVVEAIIEVKVTPQRGVGYDAIAKRIYKFPEVKAVYLLSGNYDLHVIVEGKTMKDIAHFVGSKLAPLEYVLSTATHFIMKKYKDAGVILEDGEKDDREVITP, translated from the coding sequence ATGAATATAGAAATAAAGGTTTTAGAGCTTCTTGAGCAAAATCCAAAGCTTTCTGCAGAAGAAATTGCCATTATGCTAAATGAAAAGAAAGAGGAGATTGAAAAAGTAATTAAAAAGCTTGAAGATGAAAAGGTAATAGTCAAGTATCACACAATTGTCAATTGGGAAAAGACAGAAAAAGAGGTTGTGGAAGCAATAATTGAGGTAAAGGTAACTCCTCAAAGAGGTGTTGGATACGATGCGATTGCAAAAAGGATATACAAATTTCCAGAGGTCAAGGCAGTTTACCTTCTTTCTGGAAATTATGACTTACATGTAATTGTTGAAGGAAAGACAATGAAAGATATTGCTCATTTTGTAGGTTCAAAACTTGCACCGCTTGAATATGTTTTATCTACAGCAACCCACTTTATAATGAAAAAATACAAAGACGCGGGGGTAATTTTAGAAGATGGTGAGAAGGATGACAGGGAGGTAATAACACCGTGA